One Pseudoliparis swirei isolate HS2019 ecotype Mariana Trench chromosome 4, NWPU_hadal_v1, whole genome shotgun sequence genomic window carries:
- the LOC130193017 gene encoding alpha-2Db adrenergic receptor-like — MDFPDSPGAFTAAPPNSSSESVNQTSSSSSSSPRSPPHSQVASVLIVLVVSVIILGTVVGNMLVVVAVFTSRALRPPQNLFLVSLASADILVATLVIPFSLANEVMGYWYFGSTWCSFYLALDVLFCTSSIVHLCAISLDRYWSVTKAVSYNRQRTPKRIKAMISVVWLISIVISSPPLLMTQKEEGGGDECLLNNQTWYILSSCLVSFFAPGVIMILVYCKIYRVAKQRASTVFVAKNAAERRPSQSETCFEGDAASCQRRGGGGFGGSSGYEMESPRPANRHSSSNVDSSSSRREELDDIDLEERSCSAVAKASVSFSSALRFPRRAGGGVKAEDAEGGASSNSLKPPLRPPPSCASISWVSSETCSHRLLLPSPAPLRSRRRTALSKNKVAQMREKRFTFVLAVVMGVFVLCWFPFFFTYSLHAVCRESCTIPDSLFNLFFWIGYCNSCLNPIIYTIFNRDFRKAFKKIIFQTHKRT, encoded by the exons ATGGACTTCCCCGACTCGCCCGGCGCGTTCACGGCCGCGCCGCCAAACTCCTCGTCGGAGAGCGTCaaccagacctcctcctcctcctcttcctcgccgaGATCCCCGCCTCACTCGCAGGTGGCGTCGGTGCTCATCGTGCTGGTGGTGTCCGTCATCATCCTGGGCACCGTGGTGGGCAAcatgctggtggtggtggcggtgttcACCAGCCGAGCCCTGAGGCCGCCGCAGAACCTCTTCCTGGTGTCGCTGGCGTCGGCCGACATCCTGGTGGCCACGCTGGTCATCCCCTTCTCGCTGGCCAACGAG GTCATGGGCTACTGGTACTTCGGCTCCACCTGGTGCTCCTTCTACCTGGCTCTGGACGTCCtcttctgcacctcctccatcgtCCACCTGTGCGCCATCAGCCTCGACCGCTACTGGTCCGTCACCAAAGCCGTGAGCTACAACCGCCAGCGGACGCCCAAGCGCATCAAGGCGATGATCAGCGTCGTGTGGCTCATCTCCATCGTCATCTCCTCGCCGCCGCTCCTCATGACGCAgaaggaggagggcggcggcgaCGAGTGCCTCCTCAACAACCAGACGTGgtacatcctctcctcctgcctggTGTCCTTCTTCGCGCCGGGCGTCATCATGATCCTCGTCTACTGCAAGATCTACCGCGTGGCCAAGCAGCGCGCCTCCACCGTGTTCGTGGCCAAGAACGCGGCGGAGCGCCGGCCGTCGCAGTCGGAGACGTGCTTCGAGGGCGACGCCGCCAGCTGCCAGCGgagaggcggcggcggcttcgGCGGGTCGTCCGGCTACGAGATGGAGAGCCCGCGGCCCGCCAACCGCCACAGCTCCTCCAAcgtggacagcagcagcagccggcgAGAAGAGCTGGACGACATCGACTTGGAGGAGCGGAGCTGCAGCGCCGTCGCCAAGGCGtccgtctccttctcctcggcGCTCCGCTTCCCCAGGAGAGCCGGCGGCGGCGTGAAAGCGGAGGATGCGGAGGGCGGAGCCTCCTCGAACAGCTTGAAGCCCCCGCTCCGCCCTCCGCCGTCCTGCGCCTCCATATCGTGGGTGTCGTCCGAGACTTGCTCGCACCGCCTGCTGCTCCCGTCCCCGGCGCCGCTCCGCAGCCGGCGGCGGACGGCGCTGTCCAAGAACAAAGTGGCGCAGATGCGGGAGAAGCGCTTCACGTTCGTGCTGGCGGTGGTGATGGGGGTCTTCGTGCTCTGCTGGTTCCCGTTCTTCTTCACCTACAGCCTCCACGCCGTCTGCAGGGAGAGCTGCACCATCCCCGACTCGCTCTTCAACCTGTTCTTCTGGATCGGCTACTGCAACAGCTGCCTGAACCCCATCATTTACACCATCTTCAACCGGGACTTCAGGAAGGCCTTCAAGAAGATCATATTCCAGACGCATAAGAggacatga
- the LOC130193000 gene encoding zinc finger protein 408-like isoform X2: MAGLDPLVPSALASFLCGLLPRGFAVGPSRLCGGRMGLWWVGRSLEAGTLLGREGDAEWAPEGRPEPTDRDGEATKNPESETYPEEAERTAREEDASPQRDVWIEFACRVRSRAQQNVSAQCACGESCAASCAASCLRVRRDIRPGTELLLYGGDAAGGGATGHTEMELQHEPDISITLETVERHEEEEEEEEEEEEEAEEEWPRCTKRDRPTDRRRTQRAKNPRHSHPDGVPAAADRRTDGEARDTQTGLGDLGGLGGVSESTPVRCSSRLAAKPRRVHRPTGRGKRAANLKEDAGACLTEEAAAALEAESPVKISGPAALSWEPEVRERRYRCSSCGKKFFQMGHLKKHQFSHSEEKPFSCSECGKNYTSAESFRAHQMSHRGERPFSCPHCEKSYGLKRDLKEHLVLHSGEKPYGCELCGKAFARRPSLRIHRLLHCSRRTSAQPPKVQCTVCAKLLANSGSLKNHMMLHTGEKPHICQYCGKCFSQKGNLESHVRTHGGVKPFPCGECDQSFSQKPDLRRHMFSHTGGGFLCSYCGKSLMDPHSLKAHERLHTGERPHRCPVCGKGYTLATKLRRHIKSAHLMEKPYSCHCGSSYTVRQSLLRHQAQHRSEGGAQEEVKEAEEGHGEEEAQESTHTKPIRGRPKKSSLPRGGGETEEGQVRQKRGRGEEKEAREETLGHEEVREEEGGHEEAPPGDIQHVIYVHASTESSLPAGSGQQLVEVVISRGPEQCIVVHGQQTVGELLILQEEAGGLCSVAQTVEINTG; the protein is encoded by the exons ATGGCCGGTCTCGATCCGCTCGTCCCGTCCGCTCTGGCCTCGTTCCTCTGCGGGCTGCTGCCCCGTGGCTTCGCCGTGGGGCCTTCGCGGCTCTGCGGGGGCAGGATGGGGCTGTGGTGGGTGGGCCGCTCGCTGGAGGCCGGGACCCTgctggggagggagggggacgcGGAGTGGGCCCCCGAGGGCCGCCCCGAGCCGACGGACCGAGACGGCGAAGCCACGAAGAACCCGGAATCCGAAACATATCCAGAGGAG GCGGAGAGAACGGCGAGGGAAGAAGACGCGTCGCCGCAGAGAGACGTCTGGATCGA ATTTGCCTGCCGGGTGCGTAGCAGAGCCCAGCAGAACGTGTCAGCGCAGTGCGCCTGTGGAGAGTCGTGCGCAGCCTCGTGCGCGgcctcgtgtctgcgtgtgcGTCGGGACATCCGGCCGGGAACGGAGCTGCTGCTATACGGAGGCGACGccgcggggggcggggccaccggACACACAG AGATGGAGCTGCAGCACGAACCGGACATCTCTATCACTCTGGAGACGGTGGAAagacatgaggaagaggaggaagaggaggaggaggaagaggaggaggcggaggaagagTGGCCCAGATGCACAAAGAGGGATCGTCCAACCGACCGCCGGAGGACCCAGAGGGCCAAGAACCCGCGGCACAGTCACCCGGACGGCGTCCCGGCTGccgcagacagacggacagacggagaagccagagacacacagacgggTCTCGGGGATCTCGGGGGTCTCGGTGGCGTCTCCGAGTCGACCCCGGTCCGCTGCAGCTCCCGCCTGGCGGCGAAACCGCGACGCGTTCACCGTCCGACCGGCCGCGGGAAGCGAGCGGCCAACCTGAAGGAGGACGCCGGCGCGTGCCTCacagaggaggcggcggcggcgctggagGCGGAGTCCCCCGTGAAGATCTCGGGGCCGGCGGCTCTTTCGTGGGAGCCGGAGGTCCGAGAGCGGCGGTACCGATGCTCCAGCTGTGGGAAGAAGTTCTTCCAGATGGGTCACCTGAAGAAACACCAGTTCAGCCACTCGGAGGAGAAACCCTTCAGCTGCTCCGAGTGCGGGAAGAACTACACGTCGGCAGAAAGCTTCAGAGCCCATCAG ATGAGTCACCGCGGCGAGCGCCCGTTCTCCTGCCCGCACTGCGAGAAGTCCTACGGCCTGAAGCGGGACCTGAAGGAGCACCTGGTGCTGCACAGCGGGGAGAAACCCTACGGCTGCGAGCTCTGCGGCAAAGCCTTCGCCCGCCGGCCCTCGCTGCGCATCCACCGCCTCCTCCACTGCAGCAGGAGGACCTCCGCCCAGCCCCCCAAG GTGCAGTGCACGGTCTGCGCGAAGCTGCTGGCGAACTCCGGCTCGCTGAAGAACCACATGATGCTGCATACTGGAGAGAAACCGCACATCTGTCAGTACTGTGGGAAGTGCTTCAGTCAGAAAG GGAACCTGGAGTCTCACGTGAGGACGCACGGCGGCGTGAAGCCGTTTCCTTGTGGCGAGTGCGACCAGAGCTTCTCCCAGAAGCCGGACCTGCGCCGCCACATGTTCTCCCACACGGGCGGAGGCTTCCTCTGCAGCTACTGCGGCAAGTCGCTGATGGACCCCCACAGCCTGAAGGCCCACGAGAGGCTGCACACCGGGGAGAGACCGCACCGCTGCCCCGTCTGCGGGAAAG GCTACACGTTGGCCACCAAGCTGCGGCGGCACATCAAGTCGGCCCACCTGATGGAGAAACCGTACAGCTGTCACTGCGGCTCTTCATACACCGTGAGACAAAGTCTGCTGAGGCACCAAGCGCAGCACCGGAGCGAGGGTGGAgcccaggaggaggtgaaggaggcggaggaaggacacggagaggaggaggcgcaagAGTCCACCCACACGAAGCCGATCCGAGGCCGACCCAAGAAGAGCTCGCTCCCTCGGGGgggcggagagacggaggagggtcAAGTGAGGCagaagaggggaaggggggaggagaaggaggcgagGGAAGAGACCTtaggacacgaggaggtgagggaagaggagggaggacacgaggaggctCCTCCGGGTGACATCCAACACGTCATCTACGTCCACGCGTCCACGGAGAGCTCGCTGCCCGCCGGCTCGGGGCAGCAGCTGGTGGAGGTGGTTATATCCAGGGGCCCGGAGCAGTGCATTGTGGTCCACGGGCAGCAGACGGTGGGAGAGCTGCTGATCCTccaggaggaggcgggaggacTCTGCTCCGTGGCGCAGACCGTGGAGATCAACACGGGGTAG
- the LOC130193000 gene encoding zinc finger protein 408-like isoform X1, whose product MFSGRLILRSSCFVLRLPASCVSPFRSMAGLDPLVPSALASFLCGLLPRGFAVGPSRLCGGRMGLWWVGRSLEAGTLLGREGDAEWAPEGRPEPTDRDGEATKNPESETYPEEAERTAREEDASPQRDVWIEFACRVRSRAQQNVSAQCACGESCAASCAASCLRVRRDIRPGTELLLYGGDAAGGGATGHTEMELQHEPDISITLETVERHEEEEEEEEEEEEEAEEEWPRCTKRDRPTDRRRTQRAKNPRHSHPDGVPAAADRRTDGEARDTQTGLGDLGGLGGVSESTPVRCSSRLAAKPRRVHRPTGRGKRAANLKEDAGACLTEEAAAALEAESPVKISGPAALSWEPEVRERRYRCSSCGKKFFQMGHLKKHQFSHSEEKPFSCSECGKNYTSAESFRAHQMSHRGERPFSCPHCEKSYGLKRDLKEHLVLHSGEKPYGCELCGKAFARRPSLRIHRLLHCSRRTSAQPPKVQCTVCAKLLANSGSLKNHMMLHTGEKPHICQYCGKCFSQKGNLESHVRTHGGVKPFPCGECDQSFSQKPDLRRHMFSHTGGGFLCSYCGKSLMDPHSLKAHERLHTGERPHRCPVCGKGYTLATKLRRHIKSAHLMEKPYSCHCGSSYTVRQSLLRHQAQHRSEGGAQEEVKEAEEGHGEEEAQESTHTKPIRGRPKKSSLPRGGGETEEGQVRQKRGRGEEKEAREETLGHEEVREEEGGHEEAPPGDIQHVIYVHASTESSLPAGSGQQLVEVVISRGPEQCIVVHGQQTVGELLILQEEAGGLCSVAQTVEINTG is encoded by the exons ATGTTTTCAGGCCGTTTGATCTTGAGGTCCTCGTGTTTCGTCCTCCGTCTGCCTGCTTCGTGTGTTTCTCCGTTCAGGTCGATGGCCGGTCTCGATCCGCTCGTCCCGTCCGCTCTGGCCTCGTTCCTCTGCGGGCTGCTGCCCCGTGGCTTCGCCGTGGGGCCTTCGCGGCTCTGCGGGGGCAGGATGGGGCTGTGGTGGGTGGGCCGCTCGCTGGAGGCCGGGACCCTgctggggagggagggggacgcGGAGTGGGCCCCCGAGGGCCGCCCCGAGCCGACGGACCGAGACGGCGAAGCCACGAAGAACCCGGAATCCGAAACATATCCAGAGGAG GCGGAGAGAACGGCGAGGGAAGAAGACGCGTCGCCGCAGAGAGACGTCTGGATCGA ATTTGCCTGCCGGGTGCGTAGCAGAGCCCAGCAGAACGTGTCAGCGCAGTGCGCCTGTGGAGAGTCGTGCGCAGCCTCGTGCGCGgcctcgtgtctgcgtgtgcGTCGGGACATCCGGCCGGGAACGGAGCTGCTGCTATACGGAGGCGACGccgcggggggcggggccaccggACACACAG AGATGGAGCTGCAGCACGAACCGGACATCTCTATCACTCTGGAGACGGTGGAAagacatgaggaagaggaggaagaggaggaggaggaagaggaggaggcggaggaagagTGGCCCAGATGCACAAAGAGGGATCGTCCAACCGACCGCCGGAGGACCCAGAGGGCCAAGAACCCGCGGCACAGTCACCCGGACGGCGTCCCGGCTGccgcagacagacggacagacggagaagccagagacacacagacgggTCTCGGGGATCTCGGGGGTCTCGGTGGCGTCTCCGAGTCGACCCCGGTCCGCTGCAGCTCCCGCCTGGCGGCGAAACCGCGACGCGTTCACCGTCCGACCGGCCGCGGGAAGCGAGCGGCCAACCTGAAGGAGGACGCCGGCGCGTGCCTCacagaggaggcggcggcggcgctggagGCGGAGTCCCCCGTGAAGATCTCGGGGCCGGCGGCTCTTTCGTGGGAGCCGGAGGTCCGAGAGCGGCGGTACCGATGCTCCAGCTGTGGGAAGAAGTTCTTCCAGATGGGTCACCTGAAGAAACACCAGTTCAGCCACTCGGAGGAGAAACCCTTCAGCTGCTCCGAGTGCGGGAAGAACTACACGTCGGCAGAAAGCTTCAGAGCCCATCAG ATGAGTCACCGCGGCGAGCGCCCGTTCTCCTGCCCGCACTGCGAGAAGTCCTACGGCCTGAAGCGGGACCTGAAGGAGCACCTGGTGCTGCACAGCGGGGAGAAACCCTACGGCTGCGAGCTCTGCGGCAAAGCCTTCGCCCGCCGGCCCTCGCTGCGCATCCACCGCCTCCTCCACTGCAGCAGGAGGACCTCCGCCCAGCCCCCCAAG GTGCAGTGCACGGTCTGCGCGAAGCTGCTGGCGAACTCCGGCTCGCTGAAGAACCACATGATGCTGCATACTGGAGAGAAACCGCACATCTGTCAGTACTGTGGGAAGTGCTTCAGTCAGAAAG GGAACCTGGAGTCTCACGTGAGGACGCACGGCGGCGTGAAGCCGTTTCCTTGTGGCGAGTGCGACCAGAGCTTCTCCCAGAAGCCGGACCTGCGCCGCCACATGTTCTCCCACACGGGCGGAGGCTTCCTCTGCAGCTACTGCGGCAAGTCGCTGATGGACCCCCACAGCCTGAAGGCCCACGAGAGGCTGCACACCGGGGAGAGACCGCACCGCTGCCCCGTCTGCGGGAAAG GCTACACGTTGGCCACCAAGCTGCGGCGGCACATCAAGTCGGCCCACCTGATGGAGAAACCGTACAGCTGTCACTGCGGCTCTTCATACACCGTGAGACAAAGTCTGCTGAGGCACCAAGCGCAGCACCGGAGCGAGGGTGGAgcccaggaggaggtgaaggaggcggaggaaggacacggagaggaggaggcgcaagAGTCCACCCACACGAAGCCGATCCGAGGCCGACCCAAGAAGAGCTCGCTCCCTCGGGGgggcggagagacggaggagggtcAAGTGAGGCagaagaggggaaggggggaggagaaggaggcgagGGAAGAGACCTtaggacacgaggaggtgagggaagaggagggaggacacgaggaggctCCTCCGGGTGACATCCAACACGTCATCTACGTCCACGCGTCCACGGAGAGCTCGCTGCCCGCCGGCTCGGGGCAGCAGCTGGTGGAGGTGGTTATATCCAGGGGCCCGGAGCAGTGCATTGTGGTCCACGGGCAGCAGACGGTGGGAGAGCTGCTGATCCTccaggaggaggcgggaggacTCTGCTCCGTGGCGCAGACCGTGGAGATCAACACGGGGTAG